The Psychrosphaera ytuae genome includes a region encoding these proteins:
- a CDS encoding GatB/YqeY domain-containing protein, translating into MSLITQLKDAQKDAMRNKEKERLGTIRMVMAAIKQREIDEKIELDDEQVIAILTKMVKQRRDSQSQFEQADRPELAAKEAAEIEVIEAFLPQPLSEEEVASLIANAIESTSAEGMQDMGKVMAVLKPTLTGRADMGKVSGQVRAALNK; encoded by the coding sequence ATGAGCCTTATTACCCAGCTTAAAGACGCGCAAAAAGATGCGATGCGCAACAAGGAAAAAGAACGCCTTGGTACAATTCGCATGGTTATGGCAGCGATTAAGCAACGAGAGATTGACGAAAAGATAGAACTGGACGACGAGCAAGTCATCGCTATCTTAACCAAAATGGTTAAACAGCGTCGTGATTCCCAATCACAATTTGAACAAGCTGACCGTCCAGAATTAGCCGCTAAAGAAGCCGCTGAAATCGAAGTAATTGAAGCTTTTCTTCCACAGCCTTTAAGCGAAGAAGAAGTTGCCTCACTTATCGCGAATGCTATTGAATCTACCTCAGCTGAAGGTATGCAGGATATGGGCAAAGTGATGGCAGTGCTCAAGCCGACATTAACGGGCCGAGCTGACATGGGAAAAGTCAGTGGACAAGTAAGAGCTGCTTTAAACAAGTAA
- the rpsU gene encoding 30S ribosomal protein S21: MPVIKVKENEPFDVALRRFKRSCEKAGILSEVRRREHFEKPTWARKRKKAAAVKRHLKKVSRENARRIKLY, translated from the coding sequence ATGCCAGTAATTAAAGTAAAAGAGAACGAACCGTTTGACGTAGCACTTCGTCGTTTTAAGCGTTCATGTGAAAAAGCAGGTATCCTTTCTGAAGTACGTCGTCGTGAACACTTCGAAAAGCCAACTTGGGCACGTAAGCGTAAGAAAGCTGCTGCAGTTAAGCGTCACCTTAAAAAGGTGTCTCGCGAAAACGCTCGTCGCATCAAACTTTACTAA
- the dnaG gene encoding DNA primase: MAGRIPKGFIDDVVARTDIVELIDQRIPLKKAGKNYQACCPFHNEKSPSFSVSPDKQFYHCFGCGAHGNSISFLMEYDQLEFVEAIEELARLHSMDVPREQTNGRTEKYQSVTREQKQSDYELMETASKFFQHQLKHAEGSKEAIEYLKSRGLSGDVAQRYGIGFAPDSWDAALKTIGRNHKETTQQLADLKILTSNDKGRTYDFFRNRIMFPIRDKRGRVVGFGGRVMDDGTPKYLNSPETRIFHKGRELYGFYQAKQANKNLEQVVVVEGYMDVVSLAQQGINYAVAALGTATTQDHMQMLFRATRKVVCCYDGDRAGRDAAWRALENALPQLKDGVDLRFSFLPDGEDPDTMVQKEGKEAFEARLNNATPLIDYFFEHFVGELDLTSDAGKSALLAQAKPLIALVPSDYYKEALTAKLARLVGKQVEQLNIAARSPVAEVRAQQTDFQITPMRRAIGLMLQHPELATQIEYIPALANAELPGFGLFIQLQQVILEQPEISSPVLLERFRGTREYPYLTQLIAWDHQIHQENLLAEFQQTFKSLQDSYLEKRLEALLIKDKTSELNAQEKAEYVALISALKR; this comes from the coding sequence TTGGCCGGACGCATCCCTAAAGGTTTTATTGACGACGTAGTCGCTCGTACCGACATTGTTGAGCTGATTGACCAAAGGATTCCGTTGAAAAAAGCCGGTAAAAACTATCAGGCTTGCTGCCCGTTTCACAATGAAAAATCACCGTCTTTTTCTGTATCTCCTGACAAACAGTTTTATCATTGTTTTGGCTGTGGTGCCCATGGCAACAGCATTTCCTTTTTGATGGAATACGACCAACTCGAGTTTGTTGAAGCAATCGAAGAGCTCGCGCGTTTACATTCAATGGATGTACCACGTGAGCAAACCAACGGTCGAACCGAAAAATATCAATCGGTCACACGTGAACAAAAGCAATCTGATTATGAGTTGATGGAAACCGCCTCTAAGTTTTTTCAGCATCAGCTAAAACACGCCGAAGGCAGTAAAGAAGCAATCGAATATCTTAAGTCACGTGGTTTATCAGGTGACGTGGCTCAACGTTATGGAATTGGCTTTGCTCCTGATTCTTGGGATGCAGCACTTAAAACCATTGGCCGAAATCACAAAGAGACGACTCAGCAACTTGCCGATTTAAAAATCTTAACGAGTAATGACAAAGGCCGCACCTACGACTTTTTCCGAAATCGAATTATGTTTCCGATTCGGGATAAACGCGGTCGCGTAGTTGGCTTTGGTGGTCGCGTAATGGATGACGGCACTCCTAAGTATCTCAATTCACCCGAAACTCGAATTTTTCACAAAGGCCGTGAGCTCTATGGCTTTTATCAAGCCAAACAAGCCAATAAGAATCTAGAACAAGTCGTTGTGGTTGAGGGTTATATGGACGTGGTATCGCTTGCTCAGCAAGGGATCAATTATGCCGTTGCAGCGCTTGGTACAGCAACTACCCAAGACCACATGCAAATGCTGTTTAGAGCAACTCGCAAGGTCGTGTGTTGTTACGACGGTGACCGAGCGGGTCGAGATGCAGCTTGGCGAGCTCTAGAAAATGCGTTACCGCAATTAAAAGACGGCGTTGATCTGCGTTTTAGTTTTTTACCGGACGGCGAAGACCCTGATACTATGGTCCAAAAAGAAGGCAAAGAGGCCTTTGAAGCACGACTTAATAATGCCACGCCACTAATTGATTACTTCTTCGAACACTTTGTTGGTGAATTAGATTTGACCTCGGACGCGGGTAAGTCCGCCCTCCTCGCGCAAGCCAAACCTCTTATTGCACTTGTACCGAGTGACTACTACAAAGAAGCATTAACCGCAAAATTAGCTCGCTTAGTCGGTAAACAGGTTGAGCAATTAAACATTGCCGCGCGTTCACCTGTAGCTGAAGTACGAGCACAACAAACAGATTTTCAAATTACTCCAATGCGACGTGCGATTGGTTTAATGTTACAACACCCTGAACTTGCAACCCAGATTGAATATATTCCGGCGCTAGCCAACGCCGAGCTCCCAGGTTTTGGTTTGTTTATTCAATTACAGCAAGTCATCTTAGAGCAACCAGAGATCTCCTCGCCAGTACTACTCGAGCGCTTTAGAGGTACTCGTGAATACCCCTATTTAACTCAGCTGATTGCTTGGGATCATCAGATTCACCAAGAAAACCTATTGGCCGAGTTTCAACAGACCTTTAAGTCGCTACAAGACAGTTACTTAGAAAAGCGTTTAGAGGCTTTGTTAATCAAAGACAAAACCTCCGAGCTCAACGCTCAAGAAAAAGCTGAGTATGTCGCTTTGATATCTGCATTAAAACGTTAA
- the plsY gene encoding glycerol-3-phosphate 1-O-acyltransferase PlsY, protein MSFDFLLTVVAAYLIGSINFAILVSKTKHLPDPRTQGSNNPGATNMYRIAGKKTAIKVLLLDIVKGIVPTWGSYYLGLEPSEIGMTAIACCLGHMFPIYFRFKGGKAVATAFGCLLPVGISLGAVLLLAWIVTFKVTGYSSLAAIVAVGISPLATYFIAPKYVLPVTMLAVFIVLRHIPNIIRLVQGEEPKSRQRLD, encoded by the coding sequence ATGTCGTTTGACTTTTTGCTGACTGTTGTCGCTGCCTATTTGATAGGGTCAATCAACTTTGCCATTTTGGTTAGCAAAACCAAACACTTACCCGACCCTCGCACTCAAGGCTCCAACAATCCGGGCGCGACAAATATGTATCGCATCGCCGGAAAAAAAACCGCCATTAAAGTACTCCTATTAGATATTGTTAAAGGCATTGTACCGACTTGGGGAAGCTATTATCTCGGATTAGAGCCAAGTGAAATTGGCATGACTGCAATTGCCTGCTGTCTTGGTCATATGTTCCCAATCTATTTCAGGTTCAAAGGTGGTAAAGCCGTTGCGACTGCGTTTGGGTGTTTATTACCTGTTGGTATCAGTCTAGGAGCTGTGTTGTTATTAGCTTGGATAGTCACCTTTAAGGTAACCGGCTACTCTTCTTTAGCGGCCATTGTTGCAGTTGGCATATCCCCTCTAGCAACTTACTTCATCGCACCTAAATACGTACTTCCCGTGACCATGTTGGCAGTATTTATTGTGCTACGTCATATCCCTAACATCATTCGCTTAGTTCAAGGTGAAGAGCCCAAATCTCGCCAACGCTTAGATTAA
- the tsaD gene encoding tRNA (adenosine(37)-N6)-threonylcarbamoyltransferase complex transferase subunit TsaD, which translates to MLVLAIESSCDETGVALYDTERGLLGHEVFSQIKIHADYGGVVPELASRDHVRKTIPLIRSLMQSHQVESKDIAAIAYTAGPGLVGALMVGACIAKSLAFAWGIPAIEVHHMEGHLLAPMLEEQQPEFPFVALLVSGGHTQLVEVQGIGEYQILGESIDDAAGEAFDKTAKLLGLDYPGGPMLAKLATKGEPGKYVFPRPMTDRPGLDFSFSGLKTAAANAIRAEGIHLAGGQSSQDDLPENAEQIKADIAHAFQQAVVDTIVIKCRRAVQQTGIKTLVIAGGVSANTELREKLEVLMKKQGGQVFYPRPEFCTDNGAMIAVAGAQRLHQGTTELKVKAKPRWSIEELPAL; encoded by the coding sequence ATGTTGGTACTGGCAATAGAGTCTTCTTGTGATGAAACGGGCGTCGCTTTGTATGACACTGAGCGTGGCTTGTTGGGGCACGAAGTCTTCAGTCAAATCAAGATTCACGCAGATTACGGTGGTGTTGTACCAGAGTTAGCGTCTCGCGATCACGTTCGCAAAACCATTCCGTTGATCCGGTCGTTAATGCAAAGCCATCAAGTAGAGTCAAAAGACATCGCTGCTATCGCCTATACGGCAGGACCAGGTTTGGTCGGGGCGTTGATGGTGGGCGCCTGTATCGCTAAGTCATTGGCGTTCGCATGGGGCATCCCAGCTATCGAAGTGCACCACATGGAAGGTCATTTATTGGCTCCAATGTTAGAAGAACAGCAACCTGAGTTTCCGTTTGTGGCTTTATTAGTCTCAGGTGGTCACACTCAGTTAGTTGAAGTCCAGGGTATAGGCGAGTATCAAATCCTAGGCGAGTCTATTGATGATGCCGCAGGTGAGGCGTTTGATAAGACTGCCAAACTATTGGGCTTAGACTACCCAGGCGGGCCAATGTTAGCGAAGCTAGCAACCAAAGGTGAACCAGGCAAATATGTATTCCCTCGACCAATGACCGACCGCCCGGGATTAGACTTTAGCTTTAGTGGCTTAAAAACCGCAGCGGCAAATGCGATTCGCGCAGAGGGTATCCACCTCGCAGGCGGTCAATCTAGCCAAGATGATTTACCAGAAAACGCTGAACAAATAAAAGCCGATATCGCTCATGCTTTCCAGCAGGCTGTTGTGGATACGATCGTTATTAAATGTCGTCGCGCAGTACAGCAAACGGGAATAAAGACGTTGGTCATTGCCGGTGGCGTGAGTGCCAATACTGAACTTCGTGAGAAGCTCGAAGTACTTATGAAAAAGCAAGGCGGGCAGGTTTTTTATCCAAGACCTGAGTTTTGTACGGACAATGGTGCCATGATTGCAGTTGCTGGTGCACAACGATTGCATCAAGGTACAACTGAGTTGAAAGTCAAAGCCAAGCCACGTTGGTCGATTGAAGAGTTACCAGCGCTGTAA
- the rpoD gene encoding RNA polymerase sigma factor RpoD — MEQTPQSQLKLLIIKGREQGYLTFAEVNDHLPQDMIDADQVEDIIQMINDMGIKVCETPPDADELLMQEQTSDDEVVEAAAAALATVEKEIGRTTDPVRMYMREMGTVELLTREGEIEIAKRIEEGIYTVQSSVAEYPQAISYLLDQWDQYEAEEIRLSDIINGFLDPNEEDVAPAATHVGSELNEEQLADEDGENDEDDDTEEDEVDTGPDPEEAREHFMELRRLYDESTVSINELGRAHPDTQEKIKALGEHFRLFKLIPKQFDRLVKNMRDMMDRVRVQERLVMKHVCGYAKLPKKDFIKIFPGNETKTSWLDLLQKGDDPVARRLNDVDVEVRRSIQKLNEIEEETRLSIEAIKDINRRMSIGEAKARRAKKEMVEANLRLVISIAKKYTNRGLQFLDLIQEGNIGLMKAVDKFEYRRGYKFSTYATWWIRQAITRSIADQARTIRIPVHMIETINKLNRISRQMLQEMGREPTPEELAERMVMPEDKIRKVLKIAKEPISMETPIGDDEDSHLGDFIEDTTISSPVDTTTSEGLQNATRDVLAGLTAREAKVLRMRFGIDMNTDHTLEEVGKQFDVTRERIRQIEAKALRKLRHPSRSEPLKTFLDE; from the coding sequence ATGGAGCAAACTCCTCAGTCGCAATTAAAACTTCTTATAATTAAAGGTCGAGAGCAAGGGTACTTAACCTTTGCAGAAGTCAACGATCACCTTCCACAGGATATGATCGACGCCGATCAGGTCGAAGACATCATCCAGATGATCAACGACATGGGTATCAAAGTGTGTGAAACACCACCTGATGCCGATGAATTGTTAATGCAAGAGCAAACCAGCGATGATGAAGTTGTTGAGGCTGCTGCGGCTGCATTAGCTACGGTTGAAAAAGAAATTGGCCGAACGACTGACCCTGTTCGCATGTACATGCGTGAAATGGGTACGGTTGAACTTCTGACTCGTGAAGGCGAAATTGAAATCGCTAAGCGTATTGAAGAAGGTATCTACACGGTTCAATCTTCTGTTGCCGAATACCCTCAGGCTATTAGCTACCTATTGGATCAATGGGACCAATACGAAGCAGAAGAAATTCGTCTTAGCGACATTATCAATGGTTTCTTAGATCCAAACGAAGAAGACGTTGCACCTGCTGCGACGCACGTTGGTTCAGAGCTTAACGAAGAACAGCTTGCCGACGAAGACGGTGAAAATGACGAAGACGACGACACTGAAGAAGATGAAGTAGATACAGGTCCAGATCCAGAAGAAGCGCGCGAGCACTTCATGGAGCTTCGCCGTTTATACGATGAATCTACTGTTTCAATCAATGAATTAGGCCGTGCTCACCCAGATACGCAAGAAAAAATCAAAGCGTTAGGTGAACACTTCCGTCTATTCAAGCTTATTCCAAAGCAGTTTGACCGTCTTGTTAAAAACATGCGTGACATGATGGACCGCGTTCGTGTTCAAGAGCGTTTGGTTATGAAGCACGTGTGTGGCTATGCCAAATTACCTAAAAAAGACTTCATCAAGATCTTCCCTGGTAACGAAACAAAAACATCTTGGTTAGACCTTTTACAAAAAGGTGATGACCCTGTAGCACGTCGATTAAATGACGTTGACGTAGAAGTACGTCGCAGCATTCAAAAGCTAAACGAGATCGAAGAAGAAACGCGTTTAAGCATTGAAGCTATTAAAGACATCAACCGTCGCATGTCAATCGGTGAAGCAAAAGCTCGCCGTGCGAAAAAAGAAATGGTTGAAGCAAACTTACGTCTTGTTATTTCGATTGCTAAAAAGTACACCAACCGCGGTCTTCAATTCTTAGACCTTATCCAAGAGGGTAACATTGGTCTAATGAAGGCGGTTGATAAGTTTGAATACCGTCGTGGTTATAAGTTCTCAACTTATGCAACTTGGTGGATTCGTCAGGCTATTACGCGTTCTATCGCAGACCAAGCTCGTACAATCCGTATTCCAGTTCACATGATTGAGACAATCAACAAGCTAAACCGTATCTCACGTCAAATGCTTCAAGAAATGGGTCGCGAACCGACTCCAGAAGAATTGGCAGAGCGTATGGTGATGCCAGAAGACAAGATCCGTAAAGTACTTAAAATCGCAAAAGAGCCAATCTCAATGGAAACACCAATTGGTGATGACGAAGATTCGCACTTAGGTGACTTTATTGAAGATACGACGATTTCTTCACCTGTTGATACAACGACATCTGAAGGTCTACAAAACGCAACTCGTGACGTTTTAGCCGGCCTAACAGCTCGTGAAGCTAAAGTACTTCGCATGCGTTTTGGTATCGATATGAACACTGACCATACTCTTGAAGAAGTAGGTAAGCAGTTCG